Part of the Vitis vinifera cultivar Pinot Noir 40024 chromosome 13, ASM3070453v1 genome is shown below.
CTAAGATCAACTTGAGGGAGTTGAAAGCTATTGTTGAACGATTAATAGGATATTGATCAAATATGTTATGACACCATTAGCTTGATCATGTTGTTAATTTGAAGAGTATGATGGATTTGACCAAATTCAATGGATGTAGATGGTAACAAAAGCAATGGAAGATGTCATGTTGATTAAGGTTTTTGTATTTTGCCCCCCAAGTCATGCTCAGCCAGGACCAAGGAATGGACAATATTGACCAATATTAATGAACATTGAGGGTTTCACAGTATAAATCCTGGCTGAGACACTTTTTGCCAAAATATCGCTGACATTTGGCAACATTGTAATGGTGTTTTgagatattttcataatttctcaCTCAACAGTTTTGCTGGGGAAAAGTtcacaaaatttccaaaatatatCTCTATAATCTCCATCATTTCTCCcaatattcataatttctttcCATGTGGTACTGGTGAGTATCGGctggcttttttttttcatctcttcCTATGCTATGTATAAGTCATTGTACTTCAAGAAATGAACACTGTATGATACTTTGTTGTTCAAATATATAGTCTGGTATTAGTATATAACTTATACAGGTCAATGAAACACACTTGTCATGGATGCaatcttttaataatatttacttGAAATAATGTTTATCATTTGTATGAACAATTCCTAAAGTTTCATTTCAAATATTCTTGTGTTGGTAATAAatttgcacaaaaaaaaaacttcctatagtatatttttgttgatatttttatGCATCTGAATGGCTGAtgtttttgttgattacttaatatcattattttgaTCATTGATGCAAAAAAGTTGGGTTTCAAGTTAATTAATGCAATAAACATGTCATATAAGAATGTTTCTATGAATTTGGTTGAAGTTGACTATGCCCACAAAAAAACTAAATCCTCCAATGCAGCATGTGTCGGAAACTTTTCATCTGAATCAATGGAGCCTAATTCTTTCAAAACATGGGGAATTACTGCAGGACAGTGCATAGCCTAAATCCTATCTTTTTAATTGGCCTAAAACAAGGCCATCcctaatctctctctctctctctctctctctctctctgtgctCTTGCTTTAGCCAACTTGTAGTGGATGCCAATTGGATGAATTTCCTAGATATTCTCTGGTGGCTTCACTTAAGAGTCAAGAGGTTTCACTTTTGGAGATTATAGAAAttttcatttgatatttttcatgtgAGAGAAATCTCTATACTTTTGAGAAGTCAGACTCTTCTCTTGAAAGTGAGACTTTCTTTGGGTTTCGGGGGAGAATGGTCACAAGGCTGAGACTTAAAGGAATTGATAGAAAGGCACCACCAGGAGTGGAGACTGTGGCTTAATTTGACTCAACATGAGGAAACCCTTCAATTTGGGTGGTAAAGCTCCATCCAGATTGAATACTCTGCTGTTTGGTGGAATATCCCCTTCTTTCCCACTGTAATTTCTCTTTGTTCTGTAGAACTCTTGAACCAGTCTCTGTCATCTTGTTTACCATATGCACTTTGTATCTTCTAGCATTTGTGACATTCAAGTGGACGTAAGATGCTATTAAACCATTAAACATTTCTCAAGAAAAAGGAAgccataaaaattttcaagagtTTCAGATAAACTGTAGTTGTTTTTAGTTGATCATGTTGCTGAAATTTGCAATCTCAGTGATAAATGATAACCCACTAAATTAGAATGTTCCCGTTTCAGCTTGCTGTGGAATATGAGAGCAATGCATTGATTGTCAAGGTTGACACAGATGATGAGTACGAGTTTGCACGCGATATGCAAGTAAAGTTCTTCATATTCTTACTCCTCTTCCTCTCTTTTTGCAATTGTTTGCACTAGAATTCTGGACTGAAAACTCAGTGTCTGTTCGCATTgtagttaaactcattaaaccGGTTGATGTAATGGCAGCTATGCCAAACTCAGTCATTTTGGCTTAGTCTAGATGAATATGTTGCTTAAAATACAAGGACCCATCTAAAAGCTTATGTTCCTGACATATCTGGTTGAGTTTGAGTTTCCAGGCACATAATTCTGGACTGAAAACTCAGTGTCTGTTGCATTttagttaaactcattaaaccGGTTGATGTAATGGCAGCTATGCCAAACTCAGTCATTTTGGCTTAGTCTAGATGAATATGTTGCTTAAAATACAAGGACCCATCTAAAAGCTTATGTTCCTGACATATCTGGTTGAGTTTGAGTTTCCAGGCACATAATTCTGGACTGAAAACTCAGTGTCTGTTTGCATTTTGGTTAAACTCATTAAACCGGTTCATGTAATGGCAGCTATGCCAAACTCAGTCATTTTGGCTTAGTCTAGATGAATATGTTGCTTAAAATACAAGGACCCATCTAAAAGCTTATGTTCCTGACATATCTGGTTGAGTTTGAGTTTCCAGGCACATGCTATAACCCATTTGAGATCTTTTTGGGACAGGTTCGAGGACTGCCAACATTATATTTCATCAGTCCAGATCCAACTAAGAATGCAATCCGAACTGAAGGGCTCATCCCAATACAGATGATGCGTGATATCATCGATAATGAAATGTGAAGAGGAAGTTCATTTCCCCTGCCACACAGATTAGGGAACTCTGTTCTAACTGATGTATCATATATTGATGTAATTCAGGGGACTTTCTCAACTCAAACTACCGCTTTGGAGTCACCAATTTTGTAGCTCGTGTACTATTTATGTGAATAATTGGAATGGTAGGGACCCCTTGGACGCAAGGCTATGTGCATTTGAACTTAAATGGCCCTCTCTGGTATAAAAAATGGAAGTGATCTTTCAAAcatatgatttcattttttgaagTAGAAAACGATGAATACTATACAAGTTTTAGATAGACATTTTCAGTGCTACTGCCCCTTTTTGGGCTGGTTATGCTTAAAACATGATCATggatttaggctatgtttggctTGCAGAAACTAccagggaaagaaaaaaaatgttatgagAATGATTTTCTCTCGTTGAACTCCCACTGTATCGCAACATGTCGATGATGGCTATGGCTCCCGATGTTAGCAGCCGCACTGGACCCTTGTATATTAGAAATGTTCACAAGGAAAGAGCGCAACGAAGTACATGCAGTATATGTAGTAAGTGCTAGAAGgtaagcaaaaaaaagaaaacaaaaacataggCGTTGTTGGGgaagtgttttcaaaatcagttttgaaaaataatttttgtagaacaaaagtatGGAAatgtaaaatgtttttaacttgttttttatattttaaatatgcaaaaaaagaaaacaaaaacataggTGTTGTTGGGgaagtgttttcaaaatcagttttgaaaaataatttttgtagaacaaaagaatggaaatgtaaaatgtttttaatttgttttttatattttaagtatgcttttaaattacttttatacataatgttttagttttaatctttctttatatttgtataattattttttagaacagtcattggaaaataaagtgaaaatagttaaaaacaattaaaagatattatttataaaatattgtattttttgtttttaagaatataaatttgttttaaaaaaacaattaccaaacaaaacGGTATCTCTCTACTTACTTCAAAACAATCTCTTTCTTCTTATTGGAGTTAAACTAGTTAACAAAGTCTATTATGCTCATCAAGGTACATTCTACCCTATTCCAAAGATTAACCATAAAACAAGATTTGATTGTTTAGTCCAATTGTTCAATGTCTTCAAATGACCTcctgtttcttttcttttataaagtTCAAAACATATATAAGAAAACAACTGTCCAAACTTTTTTTGAATTCTTTCTTACAAAGTAACCTTGCCAACTCAAGAGGTTTATTCTTATTGAAGAGAATATCACTCAAGTCACATCAAGTAAAGAAAAAATCGGTTGTCACATAAATTTTGCTATGGAGCAATAAATGAGCATACAACCACtatattcttcttcatctttgcatagctaatatttaaatattgacATTATTCATCCATAGGTAATATTTATTTGCCATTGTTCATGATTCTGAGCTTATCAAACATCAACATCCTTCCTTAAACAACTTCTCATGCAAGGAAACCCACCTTCATGGGTATCTAATCCAAACTATGTTTGTAGGAAAAGGGCTATCTTCTTTCTCGGGCTAAGGATAAGTAAAAAGATTTGATAGATAACTTGCCATAATTGGACTCTTCCAATCTATTCTATCATAGTCATCCTTCCTTATAGGCTAATTTATAACTTAAGTCATGAATCATCATAAGTCTTATCCactgtgtaaccatacacattagtgcactcaccataggaaactcatTCCTATAACCAAGACCAtccatccctctaattaggaagtGGTGTACTACAATCTTTAATGGGTTGTCTAGAACCATAATTAGGTTGTGAACTAATCATCTATTTGCAAAGAACTCgtgacttggatcttttgtacaattcctaatgcacctaagtcacatataatgcaaaagacacggggtaGAGTGCCTATAAGGTATAATGTATAAAattaggatagataaaagtgaactgaaactttattaataaataataaaatccaaaagtTTATTACAATGTAAaatatcatgcttttaagggctttatcttAACAAAACCAAACATGCACTAGGTGATAACCATAGcaccaaaatcaaatcaaaatcagAACTACAAATCTCTAAACCAATCTCTAATCAACCCTCATCTGATGCATTACTCAAACTCTGCCACCAAAAATCCCTACACATAGATACATCCACGTGTGGGCAGGTATCCTAATCCAAGGATCTAGTTCTCATCCTACAGGGTACATGTGGCTCTAAAAGGTAGGATCAAAGGTACACTAGTAGGAGTGATCATACTTGTTGAAGATATGCAACCTCCTACACTTCTCTAAAGGGATGGGATACTTCCATGCAAGATGGTCACCTCCACAAACGTACTACCTCATAACCTAAGAAAGTTTCTTATAAGTGAAGGCTTCCTACTAGTTTATCTCTCCTTATGACTCCCACATTTTAACATTCTAAGGGTACATTGTGTGTGGGTATGGATGCATCCAACTATCCTGCTAAACCATAGTGGAAAAGTAAACACAATGGTCACACATGCATCTTAATCTAGTGTTAGGTTATATAGGTCTTCAAAGATCGGACTCCACGTAGTGGTGATGTGATGTTGATGATGTGACATGACTATCAAGGTGTGATGATGACATGGCATGACCACAATAATACGTGATGTGGCATGACCATAACAATGGGTGATGTGGCATGACCATAACAATGGGTAGTATGGCATCAATATTGAAGATGGCATGTTAGTGAATATTAGACAATGAGGTGGCGGCGTTGATGAAGTGGCTTTGGCATCGAACAAGTGGTACTAGAGTCAATGGTGTCGGTGTGGCGCAGGTCCAATGGTGGCATGACAACTTTCAAATCTCGTATAACCCAAAGCTAAATCCTACTCCTAATCACTAGCTTGGTTGAAGAGCAAACATAGTACAAAGAAATGGTTGTTTGCGACCAAACAATACAACCCAATTGAATGAGGAAAATagcaataaaatgaaaaatacatagAAGTGTCTTAAATACATCCAAAAATATGAGGATAAGGAAAGGGTCAATCGAGCTATGTGAATTGGAGCAGGGAAATGAATGTGTGTCCCATACAGATAAAAAAGTCATGAACCAAGTAGAAGAAGGGTAGTCATGCAAagcatatatctatatatatatacaagcaTGAGCAGATATGTTTAAGCACAAATGATAATAAGAAGTAATATACAATAAGGCACATGAAATATTTAGATACAAAATAATCATCGTGTCAAACTCTCACATACCCCTAAAACATACATGAATGTAACAAAAGCACAATGAGAGGGCATCCACTGATTAACCAATCAAATAACATGTTTCTCTCAActcaagttcaagcttgactTTCTAAACATCCCCAGTGGAGTTGTCATTTTGTAAACTCATATTTTTTATGTGCGTTTCCACTTGATGGCTAGACTAACtttattgtaaaaaatttatttcttgaaaAGTTAGAGTTATCacttgtttttgtttatttttaaaaaggaaacaaaataagaaatcaaacACTAGtatgacttattttttaaaggaaaaacatatCTATGAATACCAAGTCAAGTCCAAATTAGTAAGTCGAGTTACTAGGAAGGTATCACAAAGGTAACATCTCTTTAAGCCCTAAAAAAAAGTCTCTACTAAACAAGTTaatagaattatgaaaattaattaattaatcattaatataaaaaatgacatAAATCAATATACAATAAGACAATGATAGAAATAGACAATGACAagagaattttgatttattaaattgatttaattttttttcaaaaagtacattttcaagaaattccaaagagtttatttaattaaaaataatttcaaattaagaactttaatttattcattcaaaaaaaaaaaattctattctcaagaaagttgtttgcagttattactattaaaaaaaacttattaaatgcaattttatataaaaaaaaagtttcaatttaattttatttataagaaaaataatttttatttttttatgctagaaaaagaatgaatgtttaccatttaagaaaagtgatttttacaatttttttaaaaaaatgattttttataaatttatttataaaaaatatttcagtccctttttatatttgttaagaatgattttttattatttttacaatacttttacaattttattgaCAAAGggattaaaattcaattcaatttcattgctaaaaataatttttaataagaaaatgatttttttttataccaaaaataattaattatttgattttataaaaaatatatattaaatatctCTATTTGATTGAAGAAAAGGTCATTCAATTCTAATAAAAGAACTTTATACATTATCTTGATTCTAAAAAaagatatttcaaatttatgactttttaaaggtttcaaatttattttaaaaaaatattagaaaatatttttatcctaatttatttataaaaaaaaagatttccataattttattcacaaaatattccattttgatttttgtttaaaaaaagaagtttaattttctttaataaaaaaaatcccaatattATCTAATAACAGGAAATGAAAAGAAGcaacaaaagaacaaacaatTAGACCAAAAGAATTACAGAATCTGAAGTGAATGAAAGAAACGAAGAGAGACCGTAGCAAATGCAAAAACGGAAAGAAAATACAGAGAGATCCCTAGAGTTCTAGAGAGTCGTCCTCCCTTTCTATTCCTCCCCTTCAACAAGTGGGGAAAAAGAAACAAGTAGAAGAAGGCAAATGCAATTACATAAGAGCAAAATCAGTGGGAAGAAAGTCAAGAGTCGTCTCAGACTCCCAGCTGCGTAGGAAAAGGAGAAAGCAATAAGGAGGCACGCCTTCCCCCGACAATTTGAGCTCGCCACGATCATCTACATAAGTgggaaatcatttttttgattTAACTAACTTGTTAGTTGACAGTTTAATACTAAAAGTAGAGTATTTAGTCTCATATTTTCTATGAACCAGCCCCCCTTGGTGCGCTCTCCATCGTCCACACCACGTGGACCCTCGCCACTATGGCTTGACTTCTGCGCATGGATTCGATTCACTTTTATGGTAcaatatcttcttctttttctttttttatttatcttttgtcAACAATATCAATACTTCAGAGTTGCAGAGACCTCCCTTAAAACCCTTTGGTTCCTACAGCCCATTATTCAGAGCTAGCTTTCAAACAAAGAATCATGGCTGGTTTTGTTGGGGAAGCTGTTTTGTCTGTTTTCATCGAGAAGCTGGCTGACATGGTCACCTCCCCTGAGCTCTGGAATTTCGCTAGTGAAGAGCTTGTCCACTCTGAGCTCAACAAGTGGAAGACAATTTTGATGAAGATCTATGCAGTCCTCCATGACGCAGAGGAGAAGCAAATGACGAACCCCCGGGTGAAGATGTGGCTTGACGAGCTTGGAGATTTGGCTTATGATGTGGAGGACATCTTGGACGGCTTTGCCACTGAATCTTTGCGACGCAATTTGATGGCAGAAACTCATCCTTCCGGTACTGAACGTAGCACAAGTAAGTTATGGAGCCTCATCCCTTCTTGTTGTACTAGTTTCACTCCGAATGCTATTAAGTTTAATGCAGAGATGTTGTCCAAGATCAAGATGATCACTACCAGTTTACAAGAAATTTCTGCACAAAAAAGTGATCTCCATTTAACGGAGAATATTTCTGGGGAGAGGTCTACCAAAACAAGGGAAATACTACCCACCACTTCTTTAGTTGATGAATCCCGTGTTTATGGTAGGGAAACAGATAAAGAAGCCATAGCCAATTTGTTGCTCAGGGATGATCCATCTACTGATGAAATCTGCGTAATTCCTGTTGTCGGTATGGCCGGTATTGGCAAAACTACTCTCACTCAACTTGCATTCAACGATGATGAAGTAAAGGATCATTTTGATTTGAGAGTTTGGGTCTATGTTTCTGATGATTTTGATGTCTTGAAGATAACGAAAACGATTTTACAATCAGTTTCTCTGGCTACTCAGAATGTTGATGATCTTAATTTGCTTCAGATGGAATTAAGGGAGAAACTTTCTGGGCAGAAATTTCTTCTTATCCTAGACGATGTTTGGAATGAGAGCTATGATTCATGGGATCTTTTGTGCATGCCAATGAGATCAGGGGCACCGGGCAGTAAGCTTATTGTCACAACTCGTAATGAAGGAGTTGTATCAATCACTGGAACTCGTCCAGCTTATTGTCTTCAGGAGTTATCATACGAAGATTGTTTATTTGTATTCACTCAACAAGCATTAAGGAGAAGTAACTTTGATGCCCATTCACACTTGAAAGAAGTTGGTGAGGAAATAGTGAGAAGGTGTAAGGGCTTGCCTTTGGCAGCAAAGGCCCTTGGTGGCATGTTGCGCAACCAAGTAAGTCATGATGCATgggaaaatattttaacaaGCAAGATATGGGATCTACCCCAAGACAAAAGTCGCGTTCTTCCTGCTCTCAAGTTAAGCTACAATCATCTCCCATCTCATCTGAGGAAGTGTTTTGCCTATTGCTCGATATTTCCGAAAGGCTATGAATTCGACAAAGATGAATTAGTCCAATTATGGATGGCTGAGGGTTTTTTCGAACAAACAAAGGAAGCAGAAGACTTAGGTTCTAAATACTTCTATGATTTATTGTCAAGGTCATTTTTTCAACAATCTAATCACGATTCATCTCGATTTGTGATGCATGACCTAATCAATGATCTTGCTCAATATGTGGCAGGAGAAATATCCTTCAACTTGGAGGGTATGTCGGTGAATAATAAACAACACtccatttttaaaaaggttCGTCATTCATCTTTCAACCGCCAAGAGTATGAGAAGTTTGAAAGATTCAAAACCTTTCATAAGATGAAGTGTTTGCGAACACTGGTCGCATTGCCATTGAATGCATTTTCTAGATATCACTTCATCCCAAGTAAGGTACTAGATGACCTCATAAAGCAATTTAAATGTTTACGTGTATTATCTTTAAGTGGCTATTACATAAGTGGAGAGCTACCACATTCGATTGGTGATTTGAGACATTTACGTTATCTCAATTTGTCAAACTCTTCAATAAAAATGCTACCTGACTCAGTGGGTCATCTTTATAATCTAGAGACATTGATATTATCAGATTGTTGGAGACTCACTAAGTTGCCTATTGTGATTGGAGACCTAATCAACCTTCGGCATATTGATATTTCTGGTACAAGTCAACTACAAGAGATGCCTTCCGAGATCAGCAACCTAACAAATTTGCAAACATTATCGAAATATATTGTGGGCGAAAATAATAGTTTGAGAATAAGAGAATTGAAGAACTTGCAGGATCTTCGAGGAAAGCTTTCCATTTCAGGGTTGCATAATGTGGTGGATAGTCAAGATGCGGTGGATGCTAAGTTAGAAGAAAAGCACAACATTGAAGAGTTGACGATGGAATGGGGCAGTGATTTTGTTAAGTCACGAAATGAAATGAACGAGATGAATGTTTTGGAGGGGCTACGACCACCTAGAAACTTGAAAAAGCTCACAGTGGCATCTTATGGTGGATCAACATTTTCAGGTTGGATAAGGGACCCCTCATTCCCATCAATGACACAATTAATTCTAAAGAATTGCAAGAGATGCACCTCATTACCATCTCTCGGCAAATTATCCTTCCTCAAGACCTTGCATATCGAGGGGATGAGTGAAATTAGAACCATAGATGTGGAGTTCTATGGAGGGGTTGTCCAGCCTTTGCCATCCCTGGAGCTTCTCAAGTTTGAGGATATGCTGAAATGGGAGGACTGGTTTTTTCCTGATGCAGTTGAAGGAGTTGAATTATTTCCACGCCTTAGAGAGCTTACCATAAGAAACTGCTCAAAGTTGGTTAAACAGTTGCCTGATCGCCTGCCATCCTTGGTGAAACTGGACATCTCTAATTGTCAAAATCTGGCAGTTCCTTTCTTAAGATTTGCATCTCTTGGTGAACTAGAGATAGACGAATGCAAGGAGATGGTGTTGAGAAGTGGGGTGGTTGCAGATAGTGGGGATCAAATGACATCTAGGTGGGTTTACAGTGGTCTTCAAAGTGCAGTGTTTGAACGCTGTGACTGGCTTGTATCATTGGATGACCAAAGACTGCCTTGCAATCTGAAAATGTTGAAGATAGTCGACTGTGTTAACCTCAAGAGCCTGCAAAATGGATTGCAAAGTCTCACTTGTCTTGAAGAGCTGGAAATAGTGGGATGCCGCGCACTGGACTCATTTCGAGAGATAGATTTGCCACCCAGGCTGAGACGTCTTGTGCTGCAGAGATGCAGCAGTCTCAGGTGGCTGCCCCATAACTACAGCTCTTGTCCCCTTGAATCCCTGGAGATCAGGTTTTGTCCATCTCTCGCCGGCTTTCCAAGTGGTGAGCTACCGACCACACTCAAGCAACTGACTGTTGCAGATTGTATGCGTCTAAGGTCTCTACCAGATGGAATGATGCACCCCAATTCCACCCACAGCAACAACGCTTGTTGCCTTCAAATATTGAGGATACATGATTGCCAGTCTCTCGTGTCCTTCCCAAGAGGGGAGTTATCCTCCACTTTGAAGCGGCTTGAGATTCAGCATTGCTCCAACTTGGAGTCAGTATCAAAGAAAATGTCGCCCAGCAGTAGAGCTCTTGAGTATTTAGAGATGAGGAGTTATCCCAATCTGAAAATCCTGCCACAATGCCTTCACAACGTCAAGCAGCTCAACATAGAAGACTGTGGAGGTCTGGAGGGGTTTCCAGAAAGAGGGTTGTCCGCCCCCAACCTCAGAGAGCTTCGTATTTGGAGATGTCAGAATCTCAAGTGCTTGCCGCATCAAATGAAAAACCTCACATCCCTTCAGTTTCTCAACATAGGGCATTCTCCGAGAGTGGATTCCTTCCCGGAAGGGGGTTTGCCCCCCACCCTAAAATTTCTTTCAGTTGTAAATTACAAGAATCTGAAGACGCCCATATCTGAGTGGGGCCTCCACACCCTCACCTCTCTTTCAACATTGAAGATTTGGGGAATGTTTGCAGACAAGGCTTCCCTTTGGGACGATGAATTTCTTTTCCCTACATCTCTCACCAACCTTCATATCAGCCACATGGAATCCCTGGCCTCCCTGGACCTCAACAGCATCATCTCTCTTCAACACCTATATATCGGTTCCTGTCCTAAGCTCCACTCCTTGACACTGCGGGATACAACACTTGCAAGTCTTGAAATCATTGACTGTCCTCTTCTTCAGAAAACAAATTTTCCCTTCAGTGCCCACATCCCCAAATTCAGAATGAGTGGCAGGGTAATGTATTCTACGGGTgctggaaaagaaatgaaagcagAAAGCCATTCAACTCTTTCCATGCATTCTCCAATCAGGTACAACCTGGTTTTcacttctctttctttttttcctttttttataagtttttttttttttttttcatatttttaatattattatcttaGAAGTATATCTAATGGAATTAGATATGGATACCCAGATGTGAATTTCCATtcaaaagttagaattttttagtagtggaaaaaaaatgtatttttgaaaattggaacaTTTCTTTAACCAAGTTTAAGAATCATTTTGATTCTTAAACTTCTCTAGGAGAAGAGGAAAGAAGTGAACATATATTGGTAGTCAGTGAATCTTAAGCCAACCATGGCAGCAAGGGGCTAAAGCTGGTATTGAATGAAAGAATGAGGAATGTTGTATTGCTTTTCCAAATAGCTGCATGCTTCACCATTtctaattttacaaatatttacATTGTTTCTTACTCCAATTTCTATCTGAAAAGAGCTCATGtctataaataatatttgtgaagttctctctgttttttccttGCTAACTGGACTGCCAATTTTCATTGCACATTCACAGGGATCTGGCTTAATAAGGATATGGAAAGTAGTGcacaaggaaaaaagaagaaagagagagatgagaCATGATCCATTCTCTTGATGTATAGGTGACCTTGGCTTGGCTGCAGTTCTTAATTGGGGGTTTGGGGGTTTTCTATTAAATTTGTGATTCCCTTTTTAGTACCTCTGGTTCTGGGTGAGCATAATTACTTCTACTTTTCTATTAATTCTAATGTAATTTTGTCTTTGTATAAACAACACATACAGCAGCATCCTGCCCTGCCTAATTGGTATATTACTTCTATGTTTCAGATTAAGGAAACTTATATGACATTCTCTTCCACCTTCAACAGAATCATGGCCTCCAAATTTCTCCATTTTATGTGTTTCCAATTCTTCTTACATGCAATATGACGGATCATTCTTCCTAA
Proteins encoded:
- the LOC132254915 gene encoding putative disease resistance RPP13-like protein 1, whose protein sequence is MKIYAVLHDAEEKQMTNPRVKMWLDELGDLAYDVEDILDGFATESLRRNLMAETHPSGTERSTSKLWSLIPSCCTSFTPNAIKFNAEMLSKIKMITTSLQEISAQKSDLHLTENISGERSTKTREILPTTSLVDESRVYGRETDKEAIANLLLRDDPSTDEICVIPVVGMAGIGKTTLTQLAFNDDEVKDHFDLRVWVYVSDDFDVLKITKTILQSVSLATQNVDDLNLLQMELREKLSGQKFLLILDDVWNESYDSWDLLCMPMRSGAPGSKLIVTTRNEGVVSITGTRPAYCLQELSYEDCLFVFTQQALRRSNFDAHSHLKEVGEEIVRRCKGLPLAAKALGGMLRNQVSHDAWENILTSKIWDLPQDKSRVLPALKLSYNHLPSHLRKCFAYCSIFPKGYEFDKDELVQLWMAEGFFEQTKEAEDLGSKYFYDLLSRSFFQQSNHDSSRFVMHDLINDLAQYVAGEISFNLEGMSVNNKQHSIFKKVRHSSFNRQEYEKFERFKTFHKMKCLRTLVALPLNAFSRYHFIPSKWLLHKWRATTFDW
- the LOC100260044 gene encoding putative disease resistance protein At3g14460 — its product is MLPDSVGHLYNLETLILSDCWRLTKLPIVIGDLINLRHIDISGTSQLQEMPSEISNLTNLQTLSKYIVGENNSLRIRELKNLQDLRGKLSISGLHNVVDSQDAVDAKLEEKHNIEELTMEWGSDFVKSRNEMNEMNVLEGLRPPRNLKKLTVASYGGSTFSGWIRDPSFPSMTQLILKNCKRCTSLPSLGKLSFLKTLHIEGMSEIRTIDVEFYGGVVQPLPSLELLKFEDMLKWEDWFFPDAVEGVELFPRLRELTIRNCSKLVKQLPDRLPSLVKLDISNCQNLAVPFLRFASLGELEIDECKEMVLRSGVVADSGDQMTSRWVYSGLQSAVFERCDWLVSLDDQRLPCNLKMLKIVDCVNLKSLQNGLQSLTCLEELEIVGCRALDSFREIDLPPRLRRLVLQRCSSLRWLPHNYSSCPLESLEIRFCPSLAGFPSGELPTTLKQLTVADCMRLRSLPDGMMHPNSTHSNNACCLQILRIHDCQSLVSFPRGELSSTLKRLEIQHCSNLESVSKKMSPSSRALEYLEMRSYPNLKILPQCLHNVKQLNIEDCGGLEGFPERGLSAPNLRELRIWRCQNLKCLPHQMKNLTSLQFLNIGHSPRVDSFPEGGLPPTLKFLSVVNYKNLKTPISEWGLHTLTSLSTLKIWGMFADKASLWDDEFLFPTSLTNLHISHMESLASLDLNSIISLQHLYIGSCPKLHSLTLRDTTLASLEIIDCPLLQKTNFPFSAHIPKFRMSGRVMYSTGAGKEMKAESHSTLSMHSPIRDLA